One Aegilops tauschii subsp. strangulata cultivar AL8/78 chromosome 7, Aet v6.0, whole genome shotgun sequence genomic window carries:
- the LOC141028021 gene encoding uncharacterized protein, with protein MQRAVGARSCVPHIGAATCRRGASRPLWPRQHHRPVAAPPEDTVMAISRSAVSGGVSAKAFQLRAWVQGREVLMLVDSGSTNSFIDRSLAETIQGAQPLLRAYRVRVADGRELICSAVIPNCLWCSQGHNFNTNLKVLTLGAYGAILGMDWLEAHSPMTVDCRAKHLQFFQHGTSVSLHGHEAESTTCLLVNALQLQSLCRNNAVTHVVCLFAISDDTQTAAPTPPCLQEVLVEFADVFGQPEGLPPRCSCDHHIPLVSGAQPFSSRPYRHKTEHKDEIERQVAELLKSVVIQLSTSPFSSPAILVKKKGGTRRLCVDYRQLNALTCIAKYPVPVIEELLDELLKSVVIQLSTSPFSSPAILVKKKGGTRRLCVDYRQLNALTCIAKYPVPVIEELLDELHGACWFSKLDLRTGYHQIRLAEGEDYKTAFQTHSGHYEFKVLSFGLVGGPATFNGAIQTTLQPVNRKCTLSFFGDILVFSKTLPEHREHLRQVLELLRKDHWKVKLSKCEFGQQQLSYLGHVIIAQGVSTEPSKIAAVAS; from the coding sequence ATGCAGAGAGCGGTGGGGGCAAGATCATGTGTGCCCCACATCGGTGCAGCTACATGTCGTCGAGGAGCTTCTCGACCTCTTTGGCCTCGACAACACCATCGACCCGTAGCTGCCCCGCCTGAGGACACAGTGATGGCTATATCGCGCTCAGCAGTCTCCGGTGGTGTGTCTGCTAAAGCCTTTCAGCTCCGCGCCTGGGTGCAAGGGCGTGAAGTGCTCATGTTGGTGGATTCCGGCAGCACCAATTCCTTCATCGACCGGTCTCTCGCGGAAACCATCCAGGGCGCTCAACCTCTTCTTCGCGCATATCGCGTGCGAGTCGCGGATGGTCGGGAACTGATCTGTTCAGCCGTCATTCCCAACTGCTTGTGGTGCTCTCAGGGCCACAATTTCAACACCAACCTGAAGGTACTGACGCTGGGCGCCTATGGCGCTATACTCGGCATGGACTGGCTTGAGGCACACAGCCCCATGACTGTGGACTGCCGCGCCAAGCACTTGCAGTTCTTCCAACACGGCACCTCTGTTTCTCTCCATGGGCATGAAGCTGAGTCTACCACCTGCCTACTCGTCAACGCATTACAGTTGCAAAGTTTATGCAGAAACAATGCTGTCACGCATGTGGTGTGCTTATTTGCAATTTCTGACGACACACAAACAGCTGCGCCCACACCACCTTGTCTGCAGGAAGTGTTGGTAGAGTTTGCAGACGTCTTCGGGCAACCTGAAGGGTTACCACCTCGCTGCAGTTGTGATCACCACATTCCTCTTGTGTCGGGCGCCCAACCCTTCTCTAGCAGACCTTATCGTCACAAGACGGAACACAAGGATGAGATCGAAAGACAAGTTGCAGAACTGCTCAAGTCTGTAGTAATACAGCTCAGTACCAGCCCCTTTTCATCACCGGCCATCCTTGTTAAGAAGAAGGGTGGCACACGGCGACTGTGTGTCGACTATCGGCAGCTCAACGCCCTCACATGCATTGCCAAGTACCCTGTGCCTGTGATTGAGGAACTTCTGGACGAATTGCTCAAGTCTGTAGTAATACAGCTCAGTACCAGCCCCTTTTCATCACCGGCCATCCTTGTTAAGAAGAAGGGTGGCACACGGCGACTGTGTGTCGACTATCGGCAGCTCAACGCCCTCACATGCATTGCCAAGTACCCTGTGCCTGTGATTGAGGAACTTCTGGACGAATTGCACGGCGCTTGCTGGTTCTCCAAGCTCGACTTACGTACCGGTTATCATCAGATCCGGCTAGCTGAAGGGGAAGACTACAAAACAGCGTTCCAAACCCACTCAGGACACTATGAGTTCAAGGTGCTTTCGTTCGGTCTGGTAGGAGGTCCGGCTACCTTCAACGGTGCGATTCAGACCACGCTGCAGCCCGTCAATAGGAAGTGTACATTGTCATTCTTCGGTGACATCTTGGTGTTTAGCAAAACTCTACCTGAACACCGAGAACACCTGCGTCAAGTCCTCGAGCTGCTCCGCAAGGACCACTGGAAAGTCAAATTATCCAAGTGCGAATTTGGACAACAACAGCTCTCTTATCTTGGACACGTCATCATCGCACAAGGAGTATCTACAGAACCTTCCAAGATAGCAGCAGTAGCCAGCTAG